From one Lycium ferocissimum isolate CSIRO_LF1 chromosome 5, AGI_CSIRO_Lferr_CH_V1, whole genome shotgun sequence genomic stretch:
- the LOC132058323 gene encoding putative fatty acyl-CoA reductase 7, with protein sequence MNINVLGALNVLKFAKRCENVNIIAHVSTAYVCGEGEGVIPEKSFSLGETLNKDTKLDIDVERKVIEDKLKEIEAQNLTTKEVTMAMRDLGIQRATMHGWPNTYSFTKAMGEMLLGHYKENIQLAIIRPTIITSTYKEPFPGWIEGVKFQEIRW encoded by the exons aTGAATATCAATGTCCTAGGTGCCCTTAACGTCCTCAAGTTTGCTAAAAGATGTGAAAATGTGAACATTATTGCTCATGTATCCACTG CATATGTTTGTGGAGAAGGGGAAGGAGTAATACCAGAGAAATCATTCAGTTTGGGTGAGACACTCAACAAAGACACAAAATTAGACATTGATGTGGAGAGGAAAGTGATAGAGGACAAACTCAAGGAAATTGAAGCTCAAAACTTGACAACAAAGGAAGTAACAATGGCCATGAGAGATCTAGGCATTCAAAG GGCAACTATGCATGGATGGCCAAACACATATTCCTTCACAAAAGCAATGGGAGAGATGCTTTTAGGTCACTATAAGGAGAATATACAACTTGCTATAATACGTCCAACAATTATCACTAGCACTTATAAAGAGCCATTTCCAGGATGGATTGAAGGAGTGAA ATTCCAGGAGATACGGTGGTGA
- the LOC132056591 gene encoding F-box protein PP2-A13 → MGAGFSSLVDHEKLTSNTGPSETGLGDLPESCIALVLTHLDPTEICKFGHVNRTFRQASLADVVWEPKLPENYQILVKNYHLEEESCGLTKKQIFARLCRPNHFGSSKYKAFWMEKNKGVCVCISWKEMKITGIEDRRYWNHMSSDESRFRTVAFLKQIWWVEVEGNLEFEFPAGNYSLFFRLQLGKTSRRLGRRICTVDQIHGWNIKPVQFLLSTSNGQQATAQYYLNEPGKWINYHVGDFVVDKYSSMPTKLKFSMTQIDCTHTKGGLCLDYVLILPAEIGPTKVGLTC, encoded by the exons ATGGGGGCTGGTTTTTCTAGCTTGGTGGATCATGAGAAATTAACAAGTAATACTGGTCCTTCGGAGACTGGCCTTGGAGATTTGCCAGAGAGCTGCATAGCTTTAGTTCTTACACATCTGGACCCCACTGAGATCTGTAAATTTGGTCACGTGAACAGGACATTCCGTCAAGCTTCATTGGCTGATGTTGTTTGGGAACCAAAGTTGCCTGAAAATTATCAAATTCTTGTGAAAAATTACCACTTGGAAGAAGAGTCATGTGGCTTAACCAAGAAACAGATATTTGCAAGATTATGTCGTCCAAATCACTTTGGGAGTAGCAAATACAAG GCGTTTtggatggaaaaaaataaaggggtatgtgtgtgtatatcgTGGAAGGAAATGAAGATAACAGGCATAGAAGACCGCAGATACTGGAACCATATGTCATCTGATGAATCAAG ATTCAGGACAGTTGCATTTCTCAAACAAATATGGTGGGTAGAAGTGGAAGGTAACCTAGAATTCGAATTCCCAGCAGGAAATTACAGCCTATTCTTTCGGCTTCAGCTGGGAAAAACGTCGAGAAGACTAGGCCGACGAATCTGCACCGTTGATCAAATCCACGGCTGGAATATCAAACCAGTACAGTTTCTACTATCAACATCAAATGGCCAGCAGGCAACTGCACAATATTACTTGAATGAGCCAGGAAAGTGGATAAATTATCATGTGGGAGATTTTGTGGTGGACAAGTACTCTAGCATGCCAACAAAGTTAAAGTTCtcaatgactcaaattgattgTACACACACTAAAGGTGGTCTTTGTTTAGACTACGTGCTCATTCTTCCTGCTGAGATTGGACCAACAAAAGTAGGTTTAACTTGTTAA